From Psychroflexus torquis ATCC 700755, the proteins below share one genomic window:
- a CDS encoding BamA/TamA family outer membrane protein, with protein sequence MLTKRSTLYLYFIILVVLTSSCSLNKFLPQDKILFTGAEIEVNADEVKQISELKSKLNSAIKRNANSTFLGMRLGLYYHFKAQKENPGFINKFLDKQIGEDPYYFESIDIDTDENILANRLQNSGYFGSKVTSSLERDSTDRSISVKYSIDLAKPYRLKSYTLQKTLEDTLTIYKDIQSSLQSSIIKENGLFDLTQLKAERERIDQYLKQRGYYNFNSNFLIFEADTNHYDQRKFDLFLRLKTKVPKKSLVPYSVDEVNIHPNRLLSSETETRDTTNYMGYNFIQDSVFFKPKRLEPYVLIELNKAYNPETSKYTSRRLSSLQTYKFVNINYTEKDTLEDNEGNRHLKVDIYLSPLNKRSLRLELQAVTKSNNFSGPSLSVVYSNRNLFKGGELLRLSASGGYEQQFFGRTGDQGLSSIQLGLNASILFPRLIFPIDLSESFEYAIPKTKVSFGLDYLNRTQLYTLNSVSSSFGYLWEGNSYVTHEFRPLTIQYVSLGETSAEFDKILDENPFLRRSFDQQFIAGLTYNFTYDEIVDQSKSGGLYFGANYDMAGNALNLVGSENDQRQNTFLGLEYAHYLKADIEFRYHLKLDNNRQKLVARIFGGVGQPLGTTESLPFVKQYFSGGPYSVRAFRIRSLGPGTYSPEDGSNSFFDQSGDIKLEANLEYRFPITEFLNGAFFADAGNVWLMQENEAIPGGRFSSSFMNELGAGIGFGLRVDIQGFVIRLDLASPIKEPSTSWNFESSSPVLNFAIGYPF encoded by the coding sequence ATGCTTACAAAAAGATCAACACTATATCTATACTTTATTATTCTTGTCGTGTTGACGTCCTCATGTAGTCTTAATAAGTTTTTACCTCAAGATAAAATTTTGTTTACAGGAGCAGAGATAGAAGTCAATGCAGATGAGGTTAAGCAGATATCCGAATTAAAATCGAAGTTAAATTCAGCAATAAAGAGAAATGCTAACTCTACGTTTTTAGGGATGCGTCTAGGTCTTTATTATCATTTTAAAGCCCAAAAAGAAAACCCTGGTTTCATCAATAAATTTCTCGATAAACAGATAGGTGAGGATCCTTATTATTTTGAATCTATTGATATTGATACAGATGAAAATATTCTTGCTAATCGATTACAGAATAGTGGTTATTTTGGAAGTAAGGTGACTTCTTCTTTAGAAAGAGACTCTACAGATAGATCTATATCGGTGAAGTATAGTATTGATTTAGCTAAGCCTTACCGATTAAAGTCTTATACACTTCAAAAGACATTAGAAGATACACTTACTATTTACAAGGACATTCAATCCTCATTACAAAGTTCTATTATAAAAGAAAATGGTCTATTCGATTTGACTCAACTAAAGGCAGAGCGAGAACGTATAGATCAATATTTAAAGCAACGTGGGTATTATAATTTTAATTCAAATTTCTTAATTTTTGAAGCAGATACAAATCACTACGATCAACGAAAATTCGACTTATTTTTAAGGCTTAAAACTAAAGTTCCCAAAAAATCATTGGTTCCTTATAGTGTCGATGAGGTAAATATCCACCCCAATCGTTTATTGTCTAGTGAAACAGAGACAAGGGATACCACAAATTATATGGGTTATAATTTTATTCAGGACAGCGTCTTTTTTAAACCAAAGCGGCTAGAGCCTTATGTTTTGATTGAGCTAAATAAAGCTTACAATCCCGAAACTTCAAAATATACCAGTAGGCGATTATCCTCTTTACAGACCTATAAATTTGTAAATATCAATTATACAGAAAAAGATACGCTTGAAGATAATGAGGGGAACAGGCATCTAAAAGTAGATATCTACTTATCTCCTTTGAATAAGAGATCATTAAGGTTAGAATTACAAGCGGTCACAAAGTCTAATAATTTTTCTGGACCAAGCTTAAGTGTGGTGTACTCCAATAGAAATCTCTTTAAAGGAGGAGAACTATTACGATTATCTGCTAGTGGTGGATACGAGCAGCAATTTTTTGGTAGAACTGGTGATCAAGGATTAAGCAGTATCCAGCTAGGTCTAAATGCTTCAATTTTGTTTCCAAGATTAATTTTTCCGATAGATCTTAGTGAAAGTTTTGAATATGCTATTCCCAAAACCAAAGTCAGTTTTGGTCTGGATTATTTAAATAGGACTCAACTTTATACATTGAATTCTGTTTCCTCTTCCTTTGGCTACTTGTGGGAAGGCAACAGTTACGTCACCCACGAGTTCAGACCTCTTACTATTCAATATGTGAGCTTAGGGGAAACTTCTGCTGAATTTGATAAAATCTTAGATGAAAATCCATTTTTGAGACGAAGTTTTGATCAACAGTTTATTGCAGGTTTAACCTATAACTTCACTTACGACGAGATTGTAGACCAATCTAAAAGTGGAGGTCTTTATTTTGGAGCAAATTACGATATGGCAGGTAATGCTTTAAACCTTGTAGGATCTGAAAATGACCAAAGACAAAATACTTTCCTAGGTTTAGAATATGCGCACTACCTCAAGGCCGATATAGAATTCAGATACCATTTAAAGTTGGATAATAATCGTCAAAAATTGGTCGCTAGAATTTTTGGAGGAGTCGGTCAACCTCTAGGAACCACTGAGTCACTCCCTTTTGTAAAACAATATTTTTCTGGAGGTCCTTATAGTGTAAGAGCTTTTAGAATTCGCTCGTTAGGACCAGGAACCTATTCTCCAGAGGATGGATCTAACTCTTTTTTCGATCAATCTGGAGATATTAAATTGGAAGCCAATTTGGAATATAGGTTTCCTATAACTGAATTTCTTAACGGTGCCTTTTTTGCAGATGCAGGAAACGTATGGCTTATGCAGGAGAATGAAGCTATCCCAGGAGGAAGGTTTTCTTCAAGTTTTATGAATGAGTTGGGAGCTGGAATAGGCTTTGGGTTAAGAGTAGACATCCAAGGCTTTGTAATAAGGCTAGATTTAGCCTCTCCAATAAAAGAACCCTCTACATCTTGGAATTTTGAGTCTTCAAGCCCCGTTCTCAATTTTGCTATAGGATACCCTTTTTAA
- the panB gene encoding 3-methyl-2-oxobutanoate hydroxymethyltransferase — protein MSVAKKQYKRITVKSLIEMKANAEKISMLTSYDFTMAQIVDQAGIDVILVGDSASNVMAGHETTLPITLDQMIYHASGVIRGVKRALVVVDLPFGSYQGDPREALRSSIRIMKESGAHAVKMEGGGEIKDSIKRILKAGVPVMGHLGLTPQSIYKFGAYTVRAKEEYEAQQLKEDALMLEKIGCFAIVLEKVPAKLAEEVAKSVQVPVIGIGAGAGVDGQVLVLHDMLGMNKEFNPRFLRRYADLNTVMTDAIQQYNSDVKAAKFPSDQEQY, from the coding sequence ATGTCAGTAGCCAAGAAACAATATAAGAGAATTACTGTAAAGTCCTTAATAGAAATGAAAGCGAATGCTGAGAAAATTTCTATGTTGACTTCTTATGATTTTACCATGGCCCAAATTGTGGATCAGGCAGGAATCGATGTAATTTTGGTGGGTGATTCTGCTTCTAATGTGATGGCTGGTCATGAGACTACTTTACCAATAACCTTAGACCAAATGATCTATCATGCTTCTGGAGTAATTCGCGGAGTTAAAAGAGCTTTGGTAGTCGTAGACCTTCCTTTTGGAAGTTATCAAGGTGATCCTAGAGAGGCTTTGCGTTCCTCCATAAGAATTATGAAGGAAAGTGGAGCCCATGCTGTCAAGATGGAAGGAGGTGGTGAAATAAAAGATTCCATAAAACGCATTTTAAAAGCTGGGGTTCCTGTGATGGGACATCTTGGATTAACACCTCAATCTATTTATAAATTTGGTGCTTATACCGTTAGAGCTAAAGAAGAATATGAGGCGCAACAACTAAAAGAAGATGCTTTAATGCTTGAAAAAATAGGTTGTTTTGCGATAGTTCTTGAAAAAGTTCCTGCCAAGTTAGCTGAAGAAGTTGCTAAAAGTGTTCAAGTCCCTGTTATAGGCATTGGTGCTGGAGCTGGAGTAGATGGCCAGGTTCTCGTTCTTCATGATATGCTGGGGATGAATAAAGAATTCAACCCTCGATTCTTACGTCGCTATGCCGATTTAAATACGGTAATGACAGACGCTATCCAACAGTATAACAGCGATGTAAAGGCTGCAAAGTTTCCTAGCGATCAGGAACAGTATTAA
- a CDS encoding GlmU family protein: protein MNYILFDDHLHQQFLPLTYTRPISELRLGIHTLKEKWEHHLKASTSYKTEAYLASKYTEHIEDENVYINSRYLPSVALLAAIKNLKLGEALKHEDIVIAYLLKKEGSIDLSTFIGVQADFDVDCIQTVTDLFSKNHAAIHSDFKLVTEGRTSQPIPDTVTCFNKEQIFIEEGAKLYNGTLNATEGPIYIGKNAEVMENSAIRGPFALCEHSTIKMGAKIYTGTTVGPHSKVGGEVSNSMILGYSNKGHDGFLGNSVIGEWCNLGADTNTSNLKNNYTTIKLWDYQNSRFKDTGLQFCGLIMGDHSKCSINMMFNTGTCVGVSANIFGSGFPRNFIPSFSWGGSQGTMTYKLEKVFEVAELVMQRRSIQLSEVDKGILKHIFMSTKVHRRD, encoded by the coding sequence ATGAATTATATTCTCTTTGACGATCATCTTCATCAACAGTTTTTACCCTTAACTTATACTAGACCAATATCAGAGCTTCGTTTGGGAATTCATACCCTTAAAGAAAAATGGGAACACCACTTAAAGGCCTCAACTTCTTATAAAACAGAAGCCTATTTGGCCTCAAAATACACTGAACATATAGAGGATGAAAACGTGTATATAAACTCTCGATATTTGCCTTCAGTTGCATTGTTAGCGGCTATTAAAAATCTTAAATTAGGTGAAGCTTTAAAGCACGAAGACATCGTTATAGCCTATTTATTGAAGAAAGAGGGGAGTATTGATCTGTCTACTTTTATAGGCGTCCAAGCCGATTTTGATGTAGATTGTATTCAAACTGTTACGGACCTGTTTTCAAAAAACCATGCTGCAATACACTCAGATTTCAAATTAGTGACTGAAGGGAGAACGTCACAGCCTATCCCGGATACGGTGACCTGCTTTAACAAAGAACAAATTTTTATAGAAGAAGGAGCAAAGCTTTACAATGGAACATTAAACGCAACCGAAGGTCCAATTTACATCGGTAAAAACGCAGAAGTAATGGAGAATTCAGCCATTAGAGGACCGTTTGCACTTTGTGAACATTCCACTATAAAAATGGGAGCAAAAATTTATACAGGAACTACTGTGGGTCCACATTCCAAAGTAGGAGGGGAGGTGAGTAATTCTATGATTCTAGGCTATTCTAACAAAGGCCATGATGGATTTTTGGGCAATTCTGTTATTGGTGAATGGTGCAACCTCGGCGCGGATACCAACACATCCAACCTCAAAAATAATTATACGACTATTAAATTATGGGATTACCAAAATTCTAGGTTTAAAGACACTGGACTTCAGTTTTGTGGATTGATTATGGGAGACCATTCTAAGTGTAGTATCAATATGATGTTTAATACAGGAACTTGTGTTGGCGTGAGTGCCAATATTTTTGGATCTGGATTTCCACGTAATTTTATACCTAGTTTTAGTTGGGGCGGAAGTCAGGGGACTATGACATATAAATTGGAGAAGGTGTTTGAAGTTGCAGAACTAGTGATGCAGAGACGCAGCATACAATTGTCTGAAGTAGATAAAGGTATACTAAAGCATATTTTTATGTCTACTAAAGTACATAGAAGAGATTAG
- the rpsA gene encoding 30S ribosomal protein S1: protein MAEDKQTNEQQSVADSDEQTQNVAPSEQQENPKQFLEDFNWHKYEEGIDEVDDEQLMEFEKLVEENFVDTLHNEVVDGTVVHLTDQDAIIDINAKSEGVISLNEFRYNPDLKIGDKVDVLIDIKEDAEGQLILSHRKARVIRAWERVNKAQEDGTIVNGLVKCRTKGGMIVDVFGIEAFLPGSQIDVKPIRDYDAYVGKSMEFKVVKINHEFKNVVVSHKALIEADIEEQKKEIIGQLEKGQVLEGVVKNITSYGVFVDLGGVDGLVHITDLSWSRINHPNEVVELDQKLNVVILDFDEDKTRIQLGLKQLHKHPWDALDEGLKIGDVVNGTVTVIADYGAFIEVEEGVEGLIHVSEMSWSTHLRSAQDFVKVGDKVEAKILTLDREDRKMSLGIKQLTPDPWTDITTKYPVGSKHVGQVRNFTNFGVFVELEEGIDGLIYISDLSWTKKIKHPSEFCKVGDQLNVVVLELDVDGRKLSLGHKQTETNPWDKYSDEFAVGSKHTASVTDLVDKGATVDFNEDVTAFVPQRYLEKEDGTKLAKGEAAEFIVIEFNKEFKRVVASHTSVFKEEEAQIVKKAAKKSEDESKKTTFGDANAELQALKDRMENK from the coding sequence ATGGCTGAAGATAAACAAACTAACGAGCAACAATCTGTTGCAGATTCAGATGAGCAAACCCAAAACGTAGCTCCTTCTGAACAACAAGAAAATCCAAAACAATTTCTTGAAGATTTCAATTGGCATAAATACGAAGAAGGTATTGATGAGGTTGATGACGAGCAATTGATGGAATTCGAAAAATTGGTTGAGGAAAACTTCGTAGACACTTTACACAATGAAGTTGTTGATGGAACAGTCGTCCACTTAACCGATCAAGATGCTATTATTGATATCAATGCAAAAAGTGAAGGTGTAATTTCTCTTAATGAGTTCCGTTACAATCCAGATCTTAAAATTGGTGACAAAGTAGATGTTCTTATCGATATTAAAGAAGATGCAGAAGGTCAACTTATTCTGTCTCACAGAAAAGCGAGAGTTATTCGTGCTTGGGAGCGTGTTAATAAAGCTCAAGAAGACGGTACTATCGTAAATGGTTTAGTCAAATGTAGAACTAAAGGTGGAATGATTGTCGATGTTTTTGGCATCGAAGCTTTTTTACCAGGTTCTCAAATTGATGTTAAGCCTATTCGTGATTATGACGCTTATGTAGGAAAGAGCATGGAATTCAAGGTGGTTAAGATTAACCATGAATTCAAAAATGTTGTTGTTTCTCACAAAGCGCTTATCGAAGCGGATATTGAAGAGCAGAAGAAAGAAATCATCGGTCAATTAGAAAAAGGACAAGTACTAGAAGGTGTTGTGAAAAACATCACTTCTTATGGAGTCTTTGTTGATCTTGGTGGTGTTGATGGATTGGTCCACATTACAGACTTATCATGGTCTAGAATTAATCATCCAAACGAGGTGGTTGAACTTGATCAAAAATTAAACGTTGTTATTCTTGATTTTGATGAAGATAAAACAAGAATTCAATTAGGTTTAAAACAATTACACAAACATCCATGGGATGCCCTTGATGAAGGTCTGAAAATAGGTGATGTTGTAAATGGAACTGTAACTGTAATCGCAGATTATGGTGCATTTATCGAAGTTGAAGAAGGTGTTGAAGGTTTAATCCACGTTTCAGAAATGTCTTGGAGTACTCACTTAAGATCAGCTCAAGATTTCGTTAAAGTTGGTGACAAAGTAGAAGCTAAAATCCTTACTCTAGATAGAGAAGACAGAAAAATGTCATTGGGTATCAAGCAACTAACGCCAGATCCATGGACAGATATTACTACTAAATATCCTGTAGGTTCTAAGCATGTTGGACAAGTAAGAAACTTCACAAACTTTGGAGTTTTTGTTGAACTTGAAGAAGGAATTGATGGGTTAATTTATATTTCTGACTTGTCTTGGACTAAGAAAATTAAGCATCCATCAGAATTCTGTAAAGTTGGAGATCAACTTAATGTTGTTGTCTTAGAATTAGATGTTGATGGACGTAAATTGAGTTTAGGACATAAACAAACCGAAACTAATCCTTGGGATAAATATTCTGATGAGTTTGCAGTAGGGTCTAAACATACAGCATCTGTTACAGATCTTGTAGATAAAGGGGCTACAGTAGATTTTAACGAAGATGTGACCGCATTTGTACCGCAACGTTACCTCGAGAAAGAAGATGGAACGAAACTGGCCAAAGGCGAAGCTGCAGAATTTATCGTAATTGAATTCAATAAAGAATTCAAACGTGTTGTAGCATCCCATACATCAGTCTTTAAGGAAGAAGAAGCTCAGATTGTGAAGAAGGCTGCTAAGAAGTCTGAAGATGAATCTAAGAAAACTACTTTCGGAGATGCTAATGCTGAATTACAAGCATTAAAAGATAGAATGGAAAACAAATAG
- a CDS encoding alpha/beta fold hydrolase produces the protein MSDLNTSSLEKSMAIKLSYSDYGKGQPVILIHGWPLNQKMWEYQVEALVHSGYRVITYDRRGFGESSKPWEKYDYDSLAKDLKDLIETLKLKDSILVGFSMGGGEVARYIGNYGTSSIAKAILVSSVTPFMMDTEDNKGVDSSVFEGMKEGISKDRPQFFKDFGKNFYNYETFKGDRISEAMLDFTWNLAMQGSRKATLDCVDSFGKTDFREDCKKFDVPTLIVHGDADQIVPIEVSAKKAKSLIFNAQLKVIKEAPHGLVITHHSEFNSILLNFLKGE, from the coding sequence ATGTCCGATTTAAACACATCATCTTTAGAAAAGTCAATGGCAATTAAACTATCCTACAGCGATTATGGCAAAGGGCAGCCTGTTATCCTTATCCATGGTTGGCCATTAAACCAAAAGATGTGGGAATACCAGGTTGAAGCTCTAGTCCATTCTGGCTATAGAGTCATAACTTACGATCGAAGAGGCTTTGGCGAGAGCTCTAAGCCTTGGGAGAAGTACGATTATGATTCTCTTGCTAAAGACTTAAAGGATTTGATAGAAACGCTTAAACTTAAAGACAGTATACTCGTCGGGTTTTCTATGGGTGGAGGAGAAGTTGCCAGGTATATTGGTAATTATGGCACTTCATCTATCGCCAAAGCTATCCTTGTTTCTTCTGTAACACCATTTATGATGGATACTGAAGATAATAAAGGTGTCGATAGCTCTGTCTTTGAAGGAATGAAAGAAGGAATATCTAAAGATAGACCTCAATTCTTTAAAGATTTTGGTAAAAATTTCTATAATTACGAAACCTTTAAAGGGGATAGAATAAGCGAAGCAATGCTGGATTTTACTTGGAATTTAGCTATGCAAGGTTCACGAAAAGCTACTTTGGATTGCGTAGATAGTTTTGGTAAAACAGATTTTAGAGAAGATTGTAAGAAATTTGATGTGCCCACCTTAATTGTTCATGGAGATGCAGATCAAATAGTTCCTATCGAAGTTTCTGCTAAAAAAGCTAAAAGTCTGATTTTTAATGCTCAGCTAAAGGTTATAAAAGAAGCACCACATGGACTTGTAATTACTCATCATTCTGAGTTCAATTCAATTCTGCTCAATTTTCTTAAAGGAGAGTAA
- the msrA gene encoding peptide-methionine (S)-S-oxide reductase MsrA produces MKSFYSLILLSILFVSCGKAQNSQTTSKLTSESFSDDTFDRAYFASGCFWCVETIYESVNGVEEVFSGYSGGNTKNPTYESSNTGRTGHAEAIEVIYDPKMVSFKTLVDVYFGSQNVTQQNGQGPDIGSQYRSIIFYKNEDQKAIIDTKIESLSKEYNKPIAAEVMAFEKFWMGEKYHQDYKINNPNNPYIRNVSVPRYTNFKVRFPELLKPKSER; encoded by the coding sequence ATGAAATCATTTTATAGTTTAATTCTTCTTTCCATTCTATTTGTGAGCTGTGGAAAAGCTCAGAATTCTCAAACGACAAGTAAACTGACTTCAGAAAGTTTTTCTGATGATACTTTTGATAGAGCTTACTTTGCAAGTGGTTGCTTTTGGTGTGTAGAAACCATTTATGAGAGCGTAAATGGTGTAGAGGAGGTGTTTTCTGGATATTCTGGAGGGAATACTAAAAACCCAACCTACGAGTCTAGCAATACAGGTAGAACTGGTCATGCTGAAGCTATAGAAGTTATTTATGATCCAAAAATGGTATCCTTTAAAACTCTTGTAGATGTGTATTTTGGATCTCAAAATGTGACACAGCAAAATGGACAAGGCCCTGACATTGGATCGCAATACCGTTCTATTATTTTCTATAAAAACGAGGATCAAAAAGCGATTATCGACACTAAAATCGAATCTCTTTCCAAAGAATATAACAAACCAATAGCCGCTGAGGTTATGGCTTTTGAAAAATTTTGGATGGGAGAAAAATACCATCAAGATTATAAAATAAACAATCCTAATAACCCTTATATAAGGAATGTATCCGTACCGAGGTATACTAATTTCAAAGTTAGATTTCCGGAGTTGCTAAAACCTAAATCTGAGCGCTAA
- a CDS encoding zinc ribbon domain-containing protein — translation MAKKKEVTVEQKLRALYDLQLIDSRIDEIRNMRGELPLEVEDLEDEVAGLTKRIEKLESDLEITEEKIKDRKLSIVEAEAMIKKYKGQQDNVRNNREFDALTKEVEFQELEIELAQKHIKEFYAQIEHKTVVIQDAKEKLSERQNHLDHKKSELDNILKETEKEEDALALKSDKFKKDIEERLVKAYTRIRKNVKNGMAVVTIQRGASGGSFFTIPPQVQVEIAARRKVIIDEHSGRILVDQELAREEEEKMQKMFTKLS, via the coding sequence ATGGCTAAGAAAAAAGAGGTTACAGTAGAGCAGAAATTGAGAGCTTTATATGATTTACAGTTAATAGACTCACGTATTGACGAGATTAGAAATATGCGAGGAGAATTACCTCTTGAAGTTGAAGATTTGGAAGATGAAGTTGCTGGACTTACAAAAAGGATTGAAAAGTTAGAATCTGATCTTGAGATTACAGAAGAAAAAATAAAAGATAGAAAACTGTCCATCGTAGAAGCTGAAGCTATGATCAAAAAATACAAAGGACAGCAGGACAACGTAAGAAACAACCGGGAGTTTGATGCATTGACTAAAGAAGTTGAATTTCAAGAATTAGAAATTGAATTGGCTCAAAAACACATCAAAGAATTTTATGCTCAAATAGAACATAAAACAGTTGTGATTCAAGACGCTAAAGAAAAATTATCAGAAAGACAAAATCACTTAGACCACAAAAAATCTGAGTTAGACAATATCTTAAAGGAAACTGAAAAAGAAGAAGATGCTCTTGCATTAAAATCAGATAAGTTTAAGAAAGACATCGAAGAGCGCTTGGTAAAAGCCTATACTAGAATTCGAAAAAATGTCAAAAACGGTATGGCCGTTGTGACCATACAAAGAGGGGCCTCTGGTGGTTCTTTCTTTACCATCCCACCACAAGTTCAAGTTGAAATTGCTGCTAGACGTAAAGTAATTATCGATGAACACAGTGGAAGAATTCTTGTAGATCAGGAATTGGCTAGAGAAGAAGAGGAGAAAATGCAAAAGATGTTTACAAAATTGTCGTAA
- a CDS encoding Nif3-like dinuclear metal center hexameric protein — protein MIVKDFTNAIEELAPSYYAEDFDNTGLLIGEFTTVVTGVLVTLDTLETIVDEAIEKKCNLIISFHPIIFSGLKKLNRKNYVERVVHKAIKNDIAIYAMHTALDNVYNGVNGMMCEKLGLINTSILIPKSKTIKKLTTYVPKANAEVVRHALFDAGGGNIGNYNYCSFNINGTGTFNGNEDSNPTIGTPGVTQFEEEVQINMMFSSHLESSLLKALFKSHPYEEVAHEIETLENVDQQRGIGMIGEFEIAKTAEEALRHVKSVFKTTSIRHSQFISKDIKRVAVLGGSGAFAIDQAKAAKADLYITADLKYHDFYKAENSIILADIGHYESEQFTKELIHAYLTEKFLNFALVLSNNNTNPIQYF, from the coding sequence ATGATTGTAAAAGATTTTACGAATGCTATAGAAGAACTAGCCCCTTCTTACTATGCTGAAGATTTTGATAATACAGGCCTACTTATAGGAGAGTTCACTACAGTGGTGACCGGTGTTTTAGTCACTCTAGACACGCTTGAAACTATAGTTGATGAAGCTATTGAAAAAAAATGCAACTTGATTATTAGTTTTCATCCTATTATTTTTTCTGGCTTAAAGAAATTGAACCGTAAAAACTATGTAGAGCGTGTAGTCCACAAAGCTATAAAAAATGATATCGCTATATATGCCATGCATACCGCTTTAGACAATGTTTATAACGGGGTGAATGGCATGATGTGTGAAAAACTTGGATTGATAAACACTTCGATCTTAATTCCAAAATCCAAAACAATCAAAAAGCTTACCACCTATGTCCCAAAAGCAAATGCAGAAGTCGTAAGACATGCCTTATTTGACGCTGGCGGAGGTAATATAGGAAATTACAATTACTGCAGTTTTAATATAAACGGGACTGGTACTTTTAATGGAAATGAAGATTCCAACCCGACAATTGGAACACCTGGAGTCACACAATTTGAAGAAGAAGTCCAAATTAATATGATGTTTTCATCTCATCTTGAATCTTCTCTCTTAAAAGCTCTTTTTAAGAGTCATCCTTATGAAGAAGTCGCCCATGAAATTGAAACTTTAGAAAACGTAGATCAACAGAGAGGGATAGGTATGATAGGCGAATTTGAAATAGCTAAAACTGCCGAGGAAGCTCTAAGGCATGTGAAGTCTGTATTCAAGACCACAAGCATACGTCATTCCCAGTTCATTTCTAAAGACATAAAACGCGTTGCGGTTTTAGGGGGCAGCGGAGCTTTTGCTATTGATCAAGCTAAAGCGGCGAAAGCAGACCTTTACATCACCGCAGATTTAAAATATCATGACTTCTACAAAGCTGAAAATAGCATCATTTTAGCAGATATTGGGCATTATGAAAGCGAGCAGTTTACAAAAGAATTAATACATGCTTATCTTACGGAAAAATTTCTTAATTTTGCACTCGTTTTATCAAATAATAATACCAACCCGATTCAATATTTTTGA